One genomic segment of Acanthochromis polyacanthus isolate Apoly-LR-REF ecotype Palm Island chromosome 9, KAUST_Apoly_ChrSc, whole genome shotgun sequence includes these proteins:
- the LOC110972390 gene encoding E3 SUMO-protein ligase ZBED1-like isoform X1, protein MEEATNQPDKESKRARPRSSKAWDYFKRSSKYSNVVICTLCRIEMAYHSSTTAMMEHLKRRHPIVSLDDDGRKKTKQTSVEAYILKGKTGPCTPQQAAELSQSILKMTVKDMRPVAIVEGEGFHEMMHTFHPGYTIPSRRHFTDLMEKKYKATLESVKSKIKNVSSKITLTTDAWTSIATEAYLGVTCHFITEGWKMSSYCLTTMPLEECHTAENIAHWIEETAEKFGFSLCDNVLAIVHDNAANVVAALRILEERHGVASHRCAGHTLQLIVNNALKKDPKITTALGASRSLVEHFKRSELASTKLKQKQWGTDEKKLIQDVSVRWNSSYYMIQRLLEQRWPVTATLSDPEVKPESEALSGSER, encoded by the exons ATGGAGGAGGCAACAAACCAGCCCGATAAAGAATCTAAACGAGCTCGCCCTCGCTCATCTAAAGCATGGGACTACTTCAAGCGCAGCAGCAAATATAGTAATGTTGTCATTTGCACTCTGTGCAGAATAGAAATGGCTTACCATTCCAGCACGACAGCTATGATGGAGCACTTAAAACGGAGGCATCCCATCGTTTCTCTGGATGATGATGGCCGAAAAAA GACAAAGCAAACAAGTGTAGAGGCTTACATCTTGAAAGGGAAAACGGGTCCATGCACTCCACAACAGGCAGCCGAGCTGTCCCAAAGCATCCTAAAA ATGACTGTCAAAGACATGAGGCCTGTGGCTATTGTGGAAGGTGAAGGCTTCCATGAAATGATGCATACATTCCACCCAGGCTACACAATTCCCTCTCGGCGCCACTTCACAGATCTGATGGAGAAGAAGTATAAGGCTACTCTTGAGAGTGTGAAGAGCAAAATAAAGAATGTTTCATCAAAAATCACACTCACCACTGATGCCTGGACAAGTATTGCCACCGAGGCTTACTTAGGAGTGACCTGTCACTTTATCACAGAAGGCTGGAAGATGTCCTCATACTGTCTGACCACAATGCCACTAGAGGAGTGCCACACTGCTGAGAACATTGCTCACTGGATAGAAGAGACTGCTGAGAAGTTTGGGTTCTCTCTCTGTGATAATGTCCTGGCTATAGTCCATGATAATGCTGCCAATGTGGTAGCAGCTCTCAGAATCTTGGAGGAAAGGCATGGAGTTGCTTCACACCGATGTGCTGGCCATACTCTCCAGTTGATCGTCAACAACGCCCTGAAGAAAGATCCCAAGATAACCACGGCTCTGGGGGCTTCCAGGAGCCTTGTGGAACACTTCAAGAGGAGTGAGCTGGCCAGCACGAAGCTCAAACAGAAGCAGTGGGGCACAGATGAAAAGAAACTGATACAGGACGTGTCAGTACGATGGAACAGCTCATACTATATGATTCAGCGCCTACTCGAGCAGCGGTGGCCTGTAACCGCCACCCTCTCCGACCCAGAGGTCAAGCCAGAGAGCGAAGCACTATCTGGATCTGAAAGGTGA
- the LOC110972390 gene encoding zinc finger BED domain-containing protein 4-like isoform X2, translating to MAYHSSTTAMMEHLKRRHPIVSLDDDGRKKTKQTSVEAYILKGKTGPCTPQQAAELSQSILKMTVKDMRPVAIVEGEGFHEMMHTFHPGYTIPSRRHFTDLMEKKYKATLESVKSKIKNVSSKITLTTDAWTSIATEAYLGVTCHFITEGWKMSSYCLTTMPLEECHTAENIAHWIEETAEKFGFSLCDNVLAIVHDNAANVVAALRILEERHGVASHRCAGHTLQLIVNNALKKDPKITTALGASRSLVEHFKRSELASTKLKQKQWGTDEKKLIQDVSVRWNSSYYMIQRLLEQRWPVTATLSDPEVKPESEALSGSER from the exons ATGGCTTACCATTCCAGCACGACAGCTATGATGGAGCACTTAAAACGGAGGCATCCCATCGTTTCTCTGGATGATGATGGCCGAAAAAA GACAAAGCAAACAAGTGTAGAGGCTTACATCTTGAAAGGGAAAACGGGTCCATGCACTCCACAACAGGCAGCCGAGCTGTCCCAAAGCATCCTAAAA ATGACTGTCAAAGACATGAGGCCTGTGGCTATTGTGGAAGGTGAAGGCTTCCATGAAATGATGCATACATTCCACCCAGGCTACACAATTCCCTCTCGGCGCCACTTCACAGATCTGATGGAGAAGAAGTATAAGGCTACTCTTGAGAGTGTGAAGAGCAAAATAAAGAATGTTTCATCAAAAATCACACTCACCACTGATGCCTGGACAAGTATTGCCACCGAGGCTTACTTAGGAGTGACCTGTCACTTTATCACAGAAGGCTGGAAGATGTCCTCATACTGTCTGACCACAATGCCACTAGAGGAGTGCCACACTGCTGAGAACATTGCTCACTGGATAGAAGAGACTGCTGAGAAGTTTGGGTTCTCTCTCTGTGATAATGTCCTGGCTATAGTCCATGATAATGCTGCCAATGTGGTAGCAGCTCTCAGAATCTTGGAGGAAAGGCATGGAGTTGCTTCACACCGATGTGCTGGCCATACTCTCCAGTTGATCGTCAACAACGCCCTGAAGAAAGATCCCAAGATAACCACGGCTCTGGGGGCTTCCAGGAGCCTTGTGGAACACTTCAAGAGGAGTGAGCTGGCCAGCACGAAGCTCAAACAGAAGCAGTGGGGCACAGATGAAAAGAAACTGATACAGGACGTGTCAGTACGATGGAACAGCTCATACTATATGATTCAGCGCCTACTCGAGCAGCGGTGGCCTGTAACCGCCACCCTCTCCGACCCAGAGGTCAAGCCAGAGAGCGAAGCACTATCTGGATCTGAAAGGTGA